Proteins from a single region of Rhipicephalus sanguineus isolate Rsan-2018 chromosome 5, BIME_Rsan_1.4, whole genome shotgun sequence:
- the LOC119393763 gene encoding SWI/SNF-related matrix-associated actin-dependent regulator of chromatin subfamily E member 1 isoform X3, with product MALPPNYRQAQIAAATPPAPQRPRAQGTTSNSSSPMPSSANSSPFVPSPHGHPSFNPLKLGSRGVGGAESRVPKPPKPPDKPLMPYMRYSRKVWDQVKATNPDLKLWEIGKIIGQMWRELPDEAKQEYVDDYETEKMEYNEALKSYHSSPAYQAWVAAKVRAQQAAEEREALERSPSVVSSSLMSSQKSDGKVSIQPAEDEDGIGSGSMSNSIYLLEVKGLSDIDEFSVKHIAASRYMRNHRLINEIFSDAVVPDVRSVVTTARMSVLKRQVQSLTMHQEKLEAELQQIEEKFEAKKRKFLDASELFQADLKKRCGKTVDTETYQKMVERALEQLKKDNAAKEEQRGNGDSKPKEGEEGTDGGAAGSPEDEGGVAKEGSSLPEPMDTSSSPPCAPTGGQQQTEASAVPKEEEDNDDEERGSGSHSGPPPATNQESPTEDTQQQASSGATTAPSQQQQQQQQPPATPMECEDTAESQDSQERSDGAFSDQESKDASGRAPEVSTRPSEIPRIAMESLNQATQEMSGPQ from the exons ATGGCCCTTCCGCCCAACTACCGACAAGCGCAGATCGCCGCGGCGACCCCGCCTGCCCCTC AAAGGCCACGGGCGCAAGGCACAACTTCGAATTCAAGCTCGCCGATG CCTTCTTCCGCCAACAGCAGCCCTTTCGTGCCATCCCCACATGGGCACCCATCATTCAATCCACTCAAGTTGGGATCACGTGGCGTTGGAGGC GCCGAAAGTCGTGTGCCCAAACCACCAAAGCCACCTGACAAACCCTTGATGCCTTACATGAGGTACAGTAGAAAG GTGTGGGATCAGGTGAAGGCTACAAACCCTGACCTGAAGTTGTGGGAAATCGGCaaaataatcggtcagatgtggaGAGAACTGCCAGACGAGGCAAAGCAGGAATACGTCGATGATTACGAAACTGAGAAG ATGGAGTACAATGAGGCACTCAAGTCTTATCACAGCTCCCCTGCATACCAGGCATGGGTGGCAGCCAAGGTGAGGG CCCAGCAAGCTGCCGAAGAAAGGGAGGCCCTTGAAAGGAGTCCGTCGGTTGTAAGTTCG TCCCTCATGAGTTCCCAAAAAAGTGATGGCAAGGTTAGCATACAGCCGGCAGAAGACGAAGATG GGATAGGCTCTGGCTCGATGAGCAATAGCATTTACCTATTGGAAGTCAAGGGTTTGAGTG ATATCGATGAGTTCTCTGTGAAGCACATAGCAGCATCTCGGTACATGCGGAATCACAGGTTGATCAACGAAATCTTCAGTGATGCTGTAGTGCCTGATGTGAGGTCGGTTGTCACAACAGCACGGATGAGTGTTCTTAAGCGTCAGGTGCAATCCCTCACTATGCACCAG GAAAAATTGGAAGCTGAACTGCAACAGATTGAAGAAAAATTTGAAGCCAAAAAGCGAAAGTTCCTTGACGCCAGTGAGCTGTTTCAGGCAGACCTGAAAAAG CGTTGTGGAAAGACGGTCGACACGGAGACGTACCAGAAGATGGTGGAGCGCGCTCTGGAGCAACTCAAGAAGGACAATGCAGCCAAGGAGGAGCAGCGTGGCAACGGCGACAGCAAACCTAAGGAAGGCGAAGAGGGAACAGACGGTGGTGCGGCGGGCTCGCCCGAAGACGAAGGAGGTGTCGCCAAAGAGGGGAGCAGCCTGCCCGAGCCCATGGACACGTCGTCGTCTCCCCCCTGCGCCCCCACAGGGGGGCAGCAGCAAACGGAAGCTTCGGCTGTGCCCAAGGAAGAAGAGGACAATGATGACGAAGAAAGAGGCAGCGGCAGCCACAGTGGTCCTCCTCCTGCCACCAACCAAGAATCTCCCACTGAGGACACGCAGCAACAAGCGAGCAGTGGGGCAACCACAGCACCCtcccaacagcagcagcagcaacagcagcctcCCGCAACCCCCATGGAATGCGAGGACACTGCAGAAAGTCAAGACTCTCAG GAAAGGAGCGATGGGGCTTTTTCGGACCAAGAAAGCAAGGATGCATCAGGTCGTGCTCCTGAAGTTAGCACGAGGCCGAGTGAAATTCCCAGGATAGCCATGGAATCACTCAATCAGGCGACACAAGAAATGAGTGGACCTCAGTAG
- the LOC119393763 gene encoding SWI/SNF-related matrix-associated actin-dependent regulator of chromatin subfamily E member 1 isoform X13, protein MALPPNYRQAQIAAATPPAPQRPRAQGTTSNSSSPMAESRVPKPPKPPDKPLMPYMRYSRKMEYNEALKSYHSSPAYQAWVAAKVRAQQAAEEREALERSPSVVSSSLMSSQKSDGKVSIQPAEDEDGIGSGSMSNSIYLLEVKGLSDIDEFSVKHIAASRYMRNHRLINEIFSDAVVPDVRSVVTTARMSVLKRQVQSLTMHQEKLEAELQQIEEKFEAKKRKFLDASELFQADLKKRCGKTVDTETYQKMVERALEQLKKDNAAKEEQRGNGDSKPKEGEEGTDGGAAGSPEDEGGVAKEGSSLPEPMDTSSSPPCAPTGGQQQTEASAVPKEEEDNDDEERGSGSHSGPPPATNQESPTEDTQQQASSGATTAPSQQQQQQQQPPATPMECEDTAESQDSQERSDGAFSDQESKDASGRAPEVSTRPSEIPRIAMESLNQATQEMSGPQ, encoded by the exons ATGGCCCTTCCGCCCAACTACCGACAAGCGCAGATCGCCGCGGCGACCCCGCCTGCCCCTC AAAGGCCACGGGCGCAAGGCACAACTTCGAATTCAAGCTCGCCGATG GCCGAAAGTCGTGTGCCCAAACCACCAAAGCCACCTGACAAACCCTTGATGCCTTACATGAGGTACAGTAGAAAG ATGGAGTACAATGAGGCACTCAAGTCTTATCACAGCTCCCCTGCATACCAGGCATGGGTGGCAGCCAAGGTGAGGG CCCAGCAAGCTGCCGAAGAAAGGGAGGCCCTTGAAAGGAGTCCGTCGGTTGTAAGTTCG TCCCTCATGAGTTCCCAAAAAAGTGATGGCAAGGTTAGCATACAGCCGGCAGAAGACGAAGATG GGATAGGCTCTGGCTCGATGAGCAATAGCATTTACCTATTGGAAGTCAAGGGTTTGAGTG ATATCGATGAGTTCTCTGTGAAGCACATAGCAGCATCTCGGTACATGCGGAATCACAGGTTGATCAACGAAATCTTCAGTGATGCTGTAGTGCCTGATGTGAGGTCGGTTGTCACAACAGCACGGATGAGTGTTCTTAAGCGTCAGGTGCAATCCCTCACTATGCACCAG GAAAAATTGGAAGCTGAACTGCAACAGATTGAAGAAAAATTTGAAGCCAAAAAGCGAAAGTTCCTTGACGCCAGTGAGCTGTTTCAGGCAGACCTGAAAAAG CGTTGTGGAAAGACGGTCGACACGGAGACGTACCAGAAGATGGTGGAGCGCGCTCTGGAGCAACTCAAGAAGGACAATGCAGCCAAGGAGGAGCAGCGTGGCAACGGCGACAGCAAACCTAAGGAAGGCGAAGAGGGAACAGACGGTGGTGCGGCGGGCTCGCCCGAAGACGAAGGAGGTGTCGCCAAAGAGGGGAGCAGCCTGCCCGAGCCCATGGACACGTCGTCGTCTCCCCCCTGCGCCCCCACAGGGGGGCAGCAGCAAACGGAAGCTTCGGCTGTGCCCAAGGAAGAAGAGGACAATGATGACGAAGAAAGAGGCAGCGGCAGCCACAGTGGTCCTCCTCCTGCCACCAACCAAGAATCTCCCACTGAGGACACGCAGCAACAAGCGAGCAGTGGGGCAACCACAGCACCCtcccaacagcagcagcagcaacagcagcctcCCGCAACCCCCATGGAATGCGAGGACACTGCAGAAAGTCAAGACTCTCAG GAAAGGAGCGATGGGGCTTTTTCGGACCAAGAAAGCAAGGATGCATCAGGTCGTGCTCCTGAAGTTAGCACGAGGCCGAGTGAAATTCCCAGGATAGCCATGGAATCACTCAATCAGGCGACACAAGAAATGAGTGGACCTCAGTAG
- the LOC119393763 gene encoding SWI/SNF-related matrix-associated actin-dependent regulator of chromatin subfamily E member 1 isoform X6, with product MALPPNYRQAQIAAATPPAPQRPRAQGTTSNSSSPMPSSANSSPFVPSPHGHPSFNPLKLGSRGVGGAESRVPKPPKPPDKPLMPYMRYSRKVRKMVWDQVKATNPDLKLWEIGKIIGQMWRELPDEAKQEYVDDYETEKMEYNEALKSYHSSPAYQAWVAAKVRAQQAAEEREALERSPSVSLMSSQKSDGKVSIQPAEDEDDIDEFSVKHIAASRYMRNHRLINEIFSDAVVPDVRSVVTTARMSVLKRQVQSLTMHQEKLEAELQQIEEKFEAKKRKFLDASELFQADLKKRCGKTVDTETYQKMVERALEQLKKDNAAKEEQRGNGDSKPKEGEEGTDGGAAGSPEDEGGVAKEGSSLPEPMDTSSSPPCAPTGGQQQTEASAVPKEEEDNDDEERGSGSHSGPPPATNQESPTEDTQQQASSGATTAPSQQQQQQQQPPATPMECEDTAESQDSQERSDGAFSDQESKDASGRAPEVSTRPSEIPRIAMESLNQATQEMSGPQ from the exons ATGGCCCTTCCGCCCAACTACCGACAAGCGCAGATCGCCGCGGCGACCCCGCCTGCCCCTC AAAGGCCACGGGCGCAAGGCACAACTTCGAATTCAAGCTCGCCGATG CCTTCTTCCGCCAACAGCAGCCCTTTCGTGCCATCCCCACATGGGCACCCATCATTCAATCCACTCAAGTTGGGATCACGTGGCGTTGGAGGC GCCGAAAGTCGTGTGCCCAAACCACCAAAGCCACCTGACAAACCCTTGATGCCTTACATGAGGTACAGTAGAAAGGTAAGAAAAATG GTGTGGGATCAGGTGAAGGCTACAAACCCTGACCTGAAGTTGTGGGAAATCGGCaaaataatcggtcagatgtggaGAGAACTGCCAGACGAGGCAAAGCAGGAATACGTCGATGATTACGAAACTGAGAAG ATGGAGTACAATGAGGCACTCAAGTCTTATCACAGCTCCCCTGCATACCAGGCATGGGTGGCAGCCAAGGTGAGGG CCCAGCAAGCTGCCGAAGAAAGGGAGGCCCTTGAAAGGAGTCCGTCGGTT TCCCTCATGAGTTCCCAAAAAAGTGATGGCAAGGTTAGCATACAGCCGGCAGAAGACGAAGATG ATATCGATGAGTTCTCTGTGAAGCACATAGCAGCATCTCGGTACATGCGGAATCACAGGTTGATCAACGAAATCTTCAGTGATGCTGTAGTGCCTGATGTGAGGTCGGTTGTCACAACAGCACGGATGAGTGTTCTTAAGCGTCAGGTGCAATCCCTCACTATGCACCAG GAAAAATTGGAAGCTGAACTGCAACAGATTGAAGAAAAATTTGAAGCCAAAAAGCGAAAGTTCCTTGACGCCAGTGAGCTGTTTCAGGCAGACCTGAAAAAG CGTTGTGGAAAGACGGTCGACACGGAGACGTACCAGAAGATGGTGGAGCGCGCTCTGGAGCAACTCAAGAAGGACAATGCAGCCAAGGAGGAGCAGCGTGGCAACGGCGACAGCAAACCTAAGGAAGGCGAAGAGGGAACAGACGGTGGTGCGGCGGGCTCGCCCGAAGACGAAGGAGGTGTCGCCAAAGAGGGGAGCAGCCTGCCCGAGCCCATGGACACGTCGTCGTCTCCCCCCTGCGCCCCCACAGGGGGGCAGCAGCAAACGGAAGCTTCGGCTGTGCCCAAGGAAGAAGAGGACAATGATGACGAAGAAAGAGGCAGCGGCAGCCACAGTGGTCCTCCTCCTGCCACCAACCAAGAATCTCCCACTGAGGACACGCAGCAACAAGCGAGCAGTGGGGCAACCACAGCACCCtcccaacagcagcagcagcaacagcagcctcCCGCAACCCCCATGGAATGCGAGGACACTGCAGAAAGTCAAGACTCTCAG GAAAGGAGCGATGGGGCTTTTTCGGACCAAGAAAGCAAGGATGCATCAGGTCGTGCTCCTGAAGTTAGCACGAGGCCGAGTGAAATTCCCAGGATAGCCATGGAATCACTCAATCAGGCGACACAAGAAATGAGTGGACCTCAGTAG
- the LOC119393763 gene encoding SWI/SNF-related matrix-associated actin-dependent regulator of chromatin subfamily E member 1 isoform X1, which translates to MALPPNYRQAQIAAATPPAPQRPRAQGTTSNSSSPMPSSANSSPFVPSPHGHPSFNPLKLGSRGVGGAESRVPKPPKPPDKPLMPYMRYSRKVRKMVWDQVKATNPDLKLWEIGKIIGQMWRELPDEAKQEYVDDYETEKMEYNEALKSYHSSPAYQAWVAAKVRAQQAAEEREALERSPSVVSSSLMSSQKSDGKVSIQPAEDEDGIGSGSMSNSIYLLEVKGLSDIDEFSVKHIAASRYMRNHRLINEIFSDAVVPDVRSVVTTARMSVLKRQVQSLTMHQEKLEAELQQIEEKFEAKKRKFLDASELFQADLKKRCGKTVDTETYQKMVERALEQLKKDNAAKEEQRGNGDSKPKEGEEGTDGGAAGSPEDEGGVAKEGSSLPEPMDTSSSPPCAPTGGQQQTEASAVPKEEEDNDDEERGSGSHSGPPPATNQESPTEDTQQQASSGATTAPSQQQQQQQQPPATPMECEDTAESQDSQERSDGAFSDQESKDASGRAPEVSTRPSEIPRIAMESLNQATQEMSGPQ; encoded by the exons ATGGCCCTTCCGCCCAACTACCGACAAGCGCAGATCGCCGCGGCGACCCCGCCTGCCCCTC AAAGGCCACGGGCGCAAGGCACAACTTCGAATTCAAGCTCGCCGATG CCTTCTTCCGCCAACAGCAGCCCTTTCGTGCCATCCCCACATGGGCACCCATCATTCAATCCACTCAAGTTGGGATCACGTGGCGTTGGAGGC GCCGAAAGTCGTGTGCCCAAACCACCAAAGCCACCTGACAAACCCTTGATGCCTTACATGAGGTACAGTAGAAAGGTAAGAAAAATG GTGTGGGATCAGGTGAAGGCTACAAACCCTGACCTGAAGTTGTGGGAAATCGGCaaaataatcggtcagatgtggaGAGAACTGCCAGACGAGGCAAAGCAGGAATACGTCGATGATTACGAAACTGAGAAG ATGGAGTACAATGAGGCACTCAAGTCTTATCACAGCTCCCCTGCATACCAGGCATGGGTGGCAGCCAAGGTGAGGG CCCAGCAAGCTGCCGAAGAAAGGGAGGCCCTTGAAAGGAGTCCGTCGGTTGTAAGTTCG TCCCTCATGAGTTCCCAAAAAAGTGATGGCAAGGTTAGCATACAGCCGGCAGAAGACGAAGATG GGATAGGCTCTGGCTCGATGAGCAATAGCATTTACCTATTGGAAGTCAAGGGTTTGAGTG ATATCGATGAGTTCTCTGTGAAGCACATAGCAGCATCTCGGTACATGCGGAATCACAGGTTGATCAACGAAATCTTCAGTGATGCTGTAGTGCCTGATGTGAGGTCGGTTGTCACAACAGCACGGATGAGTGTTCTTAAGCGTCAGGTGCAATCCCTCACTATGCACCAG GAAAAATTGGAAGCTGAACTGCAACAGATTGAAGAAAAATTTGAAGCCAAAAAGCGAAAGTTCCTTGACGCCAGTGAGCTGTTTCAGGCAGACCTGAAAAAG CGTTGTGGAAAGACGGTCGACACGGAGACGTACCAGAAGATGGTGGAGCGCGCTCTGGAGCAACTCAAGAAGGACAATGCAGCCAAGGAGGAGCAGCGTGGCAACGGCGACAGCAAACCTAAGGAAGGCGAAGAGGGAACAGACGGTGGTGCGGCGGGCTCGCCCGAAGACGAAGGAGGTGTCGCCAAAGAGGGGAGCAGCCTGCCCGAGCCCATGGACACGTCGTCGTCTCCCCCCTGCGCCCCCACAGGGGGGCAGCAGCAAACGGAAGCTTCGGCTGTGCCCAAGGAAGAAGAGGACAATGATGACGAAGAAAGAGGCAGCGGCAGCCACAGTGGTCCTCCTCCTGCCACCAACCAAGAATCTCCCACTGAGGACACGCAGCAACAAGCGAGCAGTGGGGCAACCACAGCACCCtcccaacagcagcagcagcaacagcagcctcCCGCAACCCCCATGGAATGCGAGGACACTGCAGAAAGTCAAGACTCTCAG GAAAGGAGCGATGGGGCTTTTTCGGACCAAGAAAGCAAGGATGCATCAGGTCGTGCTCCTGAAGTTAGCACGAGGCCGAGTGAAATTCCCAGGATAGCCATGGAATCACTCAATCAGGCGACACAAGAAATGAGTGGACCTCAGTAG
- the LOC119393763 gene encoding SWI/SNF-related matrix-associated actin-dependent regulator of chromatin subfamily E member 1 isoform X7 translates to MALPPNYRQAQIAAATPPAPQRPRAQGTTSNSSSPMAESRVPKPPKPPDKPLMPYMRYSRKVRKMVWDQVKATNPDLKLWEIGKIIGQMWRELPDEAKQEYVDDYETEKMEYNEALKSYHSSPAYQAWVAAKVRAQQAAEEREALERSPSVVSSSLMSSQKSDGKVSIQPAEDEDGIGSGSMSNSIYLLEVKGLSDIDEFSVKHIAASRYMRNHRLINEIFSDAVVPDVRSVVTTARMSVLKRQVQSLTMHQEKLEAELQQIEEKFEAKKRKFLDASELFQADLKKRCGKTVDTETYQKMVERALEQLKKDNAAKEEQRGNGDSKPKEGEEGTDGGAAGSPEDEGGVAKEGSSLPEPMDTSSSPPCAPTGGQQQTEASAVPKEEEDNDDEERGSGSHSGPPPATNQESPTEDTQQQASSGATTAPSQQQQQQQQPPATPMECEDTAESQDSQERSDGAFSDQESKDASGRAPEVSTRPSEIPRIAMESLNQATQEMSGPQ, encoded by the exons ATGGCCCTTCCGCCCAACTACCGACAAGCGCAGATCGCCGCGGCGACCCCGCCTGCCCCTC AAAGGCCACGGGCGCAAGGCACAACTTCGAATTCAAGCTCGCCGATG GCCGAAAGTCGTGTGCCCAAACCACCAAAGCCACCTGACAAACCCTTGATGCCTTACATGAGGTACAGTAGAAAGGTAAGAAAAATG GTGTGGGATCAGGTGAAGGCTACAAACCCTGACCTGAAGTTGTGGGAAATCGGCaaaataatcggtcagatgtggaGAGAACTGCCAGACGAGGCAAAGCAGGAATACGTCGATGATTACGAAACTGAGAAG ATGGAGTACAATGAGGCACTCAAGTCTTATCACAGCTCCCCTGCATACCAGGCATGGGTGGCAGCCAAGGTGAGGG CCCAGCAAGCTGCCGAAGAAAGGGAGGCCCTTGAAAGGAGTCCGTCGGTTGTAAGTTCG TCCCTCATGAGTTCCCAAAAAAGTGATGGCAAGGTTAGCATACAGCCGGCAGAAGACGAAGATG GGATAGGCTCTGGCTCGATGAGCAATAGCATTTACCTATTGGAAGTCAAGGGTTTGAGTG ATATCGATGAGTTCTCTGTGAAGCACATAGCAGCATCTCGGTACATGCGGAATCACAGGTTGATCAACGAAATCTTCAGTGATGCTGTAGTGCCTGATGTGAGGTCGGTTGTCACAACAGCACGGATGAGTGTTCTTAAGCGTCAGGTGCAATCCCTCACTATGCACCAG GAAAAATTGGAAGCTGAACTGCAACAGATTGAAGAAAAATTTGAAGCCAAAAAGCGAAAGTTCCTTGACGCCAGTGAGCTGTTTCAGGCAGACCTGAAAAAG CGTTGTGGAAAGACGGTCGACACGGAGACGTACCAGAAGATGGTGGAGCGCGCTCTGGAGCAACTCAAGAAGGACAATGCAGCCAAGGAGGAGCAGCGTGGCAACGGCGACAGCAAACCTAAGGAAGGCGAAGAGGGAACAGACGGTGGTGCGGCGGGCTCGCCCGAAGACGAAGGAGGTGTCGCCAAAGAGGGGAGCAGCCTGCCCGAGCCCATGGACACGTCGTCGTCTCCCCCCTGCGCCCCCACAGGGGGGCAGCAGCAAACGGAAGCTTCGGCTGTGCCCAAGGAAGAAGAGGACAATGATGACGAAGAAAGAGGCAGCGGCAGCCACAGTGGTCCTCCTCCTGCCACCAACCAAGAATCTCCCACTGAGGACACGCAGCAACAAGCGAGCAGTGGGGCAACCACAGCACCCtcccaacagcagcagcagcaacagcagcctcCCGCAACCCCCATGGAATGCGAGGACACTGCAGAAAGTCAAGACTCTCAG GAAAGGAGCGATGGGGCTTTTTCGGACCAAGAAAGCAAGGATGCATCAGGTCGTGCTCCTGAAGTTAGCACGAGGCCGAGTGAAATTCCCAGGATAGCCATGGAATCACTCAATCAGGCGACACAAGAAATGAGTGGACCTCAGTAG
- the LOC119393763 gene encoding SWI/SNF-related matrix-associated actin-dependent regulator of chromatin subfamily E member 1 isoform X4, producing MALPPNYRQAQIAAATPPAPQRPRAQGTTSNSSSPMPSSANSSPFVPSPHGHPSFNPLKLGSRGVGGAESRVPKPPKPPDKPLMPYMRYSRKVWDQVKATNPDLKLWEIGKIIGQMWRELPDEAKQEYVDDYETEKMEYNEALKSYHSSPAYQAWVAAKVRAQQAAEEREALERSPSVSLMSSQKSDGKVSIQPAEDEDGIGSGSMSNSIYLLEVKGLSDIDEFSVKHIAASRYMRNHRLINEIFSDAVVPDVRSVVTTARMSVLKRQVQSLTMHQEKLEAELQQIEEKFEAKKRKFLDASELFQADLKKRCGKTVDTETYQKMVERALEQLKKDNAAKEEQRGNGDSKPKEGEEGTDGGAAGSPEDEGGVAKEGSSLPEPMDTSSSPPCAPTGGQQQTEASAVPKEEEDNDDEERGSGSHSGPPPATNQESPTEDTQQQASSGATTAPSQQQQQQQQPPATPMECEDTAESQDSQERSDGAFSDQESKDASGRAPEVSTRPSEIPRIAMESLNQATQEMSGPQ from the exons ATGGCCCTTCCGCCCAACTACCGACAAGCGCAGATCGCCGCGGCGACCCCGCCTGCCCCTC AAAGGCCACGGGCGCAAGGCACAACTTCGAATTCAAGCTCGCCGATG CCTTCTTCCGCCAACAGCAGCCCTTTCGTGCCATCCCCACATGGGCACCCATCATTCAATCCACTCAAGTTGGGATCACGTGGCGTTGGAGGC GCCGAAAGTCGTGTGCCCAAACCACCAAAGCCACCTGACAAACCCTTGATGCCTTACATGAGGTACAGTAGAAAG GTGTGGGATCAGGTGAAGGCTACAAACCCTGACCTGAAGTTGTGGGAAATCGGCaaaataatcggtcagatgtggaGAGAACTGCCAGACGAGGCAAAGCAGGAATACGTCGATGATTACGAAACTGAGAAG ATGGAGTACAATGAGGCACTCAAGTCTTATCACAGCTCCCCTGCATACCAGGCATGGGTGGCAGCCAAGGTGAGGG CCCAGCAAGCTGCCGAAGAAAGGGAGGCCCTTGAAAGGAGTCCGTCGGTT TCCCTCATGAGTTCCCAAAAAAGTGATGGCAAGGTTAGCATACAGCCGGCAGAAGACGAAGATG GGATAGGCTCTGGCTCGATGAGCAATAGCATTTACCTATTGGAAGTCAAGGGTTTGAGTG ATATCGATGAGTTCTCTGTGAAGCACATAGCAGCATCTCGGTACATGCGGAATCACAGGTTGATCAACGAAATCTTCAGTGATGCTGTAGTGCCTGATGTGAGGTCGGTTGTCACAACAGCACGGATGAGTGTTCTTAAGCGTCAGGTGCAATCCCTCACTATGCACCAG GAAAAATTGGAAGCTGAACTGCAACAGATTGAAGAAAAATTTGAAGCCAAAAAGCGAAAGTTCCTTGACGCCAGTGAGCTGTTTCAGGCAGACCTGAAAAAG CGTTGTGGAAAGACGGTCGACACGGAGACGTACCAGAAGATGGTGGAGCGCGCTCTGGAGCAACTCAAGAAGGACAATGCAGCCAAGGAGGAGCAGCGTGGCAACGGCGACAGCAAACCTAAGGAAGGCGAAGAGGGAACAGACGGTGGTGCGGCGGGCTCGCCCGAAGACGAAGGAGGTGTCGCCAAAGAGGGGAGCAGCCTGCCCGAGCCCATGGACACGTCGTCGTCTCCCCCCTGCGCCCCCACAGGGGGGCAGCAGCAAACGGAAGCTTCGGCTGTGCCCAAGGAAGAAGAGGACAATGATGACGAAGAAAGAGGCAGCGGCAGCCACAGTGGTCCTCCTCCTGCCACCAACCAAGAATCTCCCACTGAGGACACGCAGCAACAAGCGAGCAGTGGGGCAACCACAGCACCCtcccaacagcagcagcagcaacagcagcctcCCGCAACCCCCATGGAATGCGAGGACACTGCAGAAAGTCAAGACTCTCAG GAAAGGAGCGATGGGGCTTTTTCGGACCAAGAAAGCAAGGATGCATCAGGTCGTGCTCCTGAAGTTAGCACGAGGCCGAGTGAAATTCCCAGGATAGCCATGGAATCACTCAATCAGGCGACACAAGAAATGAGTGGACCTCAGTAG